A single region of the Chelmon rostratus isolate fCheRos1 chromosome 5, fCheRos1.pri, whole genome shotgun sequence genome encodes:
- the cbwd gene encoding COBW domain containing, whose amino-acid sequence MEEEDDCPELVPIDTPSGPPAEQIPVTIITGYLGAGKTTLLNYILTEQHNKRIAVILNEFGEGSALEKSLAVSHAGELYEEWLELRNGCLCCSVKDNGLKAIENLMEKKGKFDYILLETTGLADPGAVASMFWVDAELGSDIYLDGIVTVTDAKYGLQQLTEEKADGLINEAARQIAVADLIIINKTDLVNEEELTQIRDAIRSINGLVKILETQKSRVDLSEVLDLHSFDSKDGANLAEKLQLVKSTRPHLDKSILTATFEVAGDLSEDALNVFIQDLLWEKMFKNKEGQPMTVIRLKGIVSFAGKAHQVMLQGVHELYDLNETPQLWEENPRINRLVFIGRNLDRDILQEQFISAVVQRGERN is encoded by the exons atggaggaggaagatgattgTCCAGAGTTGGTGCCCATTGACACCCCGTCCGGTCCTCCTGCAGAGCAGATACCTGTCACCATCATCACAGGCTACCTTG gTGCTGGAAAGACCACACTCCTGAACTATATCTtaacagaacaacacaacaaGCGGATTGCTGTCATACTCAATGAGTTTGGAGAAG GCAGCGCCCTGGAGAAGTCCCTCGCAGTGAGCCACGCAGGAGAGCTGTATGAGGAGTGGCTGGAACTGAGAAATGGCTGCCTTTGCTGCTCTGTCAA GGACAATGGTCTTAAAGCCATCGAGAACCTgatggagaagaaaggaaagttTGACTACATCCTGTTAGAAACCACAGGACTTGCTGATCCAG GAGCCGTGGCTTCCATGTTCTGGGTCGATGCAGAGCTCGGCAGCGACATCTATTTGGATG GCATCGTCACTGTCACTGACGCCAAGTATGGACTGCAG CAACTAACAGAGGAAAAAGCTGATGGACTCATCAATGAAGCAGCCAG GCAGATTGCTGTCGCTGACCTGATCATAATCAACAAGACAGACCTGGTGAATGAGGAGGAACTGACTCAGATCCGAGACGCAATCAG GTCTATAAATGGTCTCGTGAAGATTCTAGAAACTCAGAAGTCAAG GGTGGATCTCTCTGAAGTGCTGGATCTGCATTCCTTTGACAGTAAAGATGGAGCAAA TCTAGCAGAGAAGCTCCAGCTTGTGAAATCTACACGACCGCATCTTGACAAG AGTATTTTAACTGCAACGTTTGAGGTGGCTGGAGATCTCTCTGAGGATGCCTTGAATGTCTTCATCCAG gaTCTGCTTTGGGAAAAGatgttcaaaaacaaagaagggCAACCCATGACTGTCATTCGGTTAAAG ggcaTAGTATCATTTGCAGGTAAAGCCCACCAAGTGATGCTGCAGGGGGTCCACGAGCTGTATGACCTGAATGAGACTCCACAGCTTTGGGAGGAGAACCCGCGGATCAACCGACTGGTCTTTATag GTAGGAACCTGGACAGGGACATTCTGCAGGAACAGTTCATCTCTGCAGTGGtgcaaagaggagagagaaattAG
- the foxd5 gene encoding forkhead box protein D5, with product MTLSSDFETSQHAALPRDEDEIDIVGEDEPDHGRLYRNECSTDPGSSAESGAECDSSEPESSGESENSFCADAPPSRKAQSSSVKPPYSYIALITMAILQSPLKKLTLSGICDFISNKFPYYRDKFPAWQNSIRHNLSLNDCFIKIPREPGNPGKGNYWSLDPASEDMFDNGSFLRRRKRFKRNHPELGKDGLMFYSNLSCYRPYGQPYCVQGQVSPPPAAPIRYVPLQDGIMMPPSSYQLLPQTLNSHGKCTGPKDFRTQLCAAEPADPKPGPQAKCSFSIDSIMSKPSPITSHNPNPQQSRHGALGYTHLMSGPAACLVPALLQAPRTPFCPPAMLSTAPLMNEHLRLSYPHC from the coding sequence ATGACCCTCTCCAGTGACTTTGAAACTTCTCAACACGCTGCTTTGCCTCGAGATGAGGATGAGATTGACATAGTGGGCGAGGATGAGCCTGACCACGGGCGTTTGTATCGAAATGAGTGCTCCACGGACCCCGGTTCCTCGGCAGAATCTGGCGCTGAATGTGACTCTTCCGAGCCAGAATCCTCGGGGGAAAGCGAGAACAGCTTCTGCGCAGACGCACCGCCGTCCAGGAAAGCCCAGAGCAGCTCGGTAAAGCCCCCCTACTCCTACATTGCCCTCATCACCATGGCCATCCTGCAGAGCCCGCTGAAGAAGCTGACGCTGAGCGGCATCTGTGATTTCATCAGCAACAAGTTTCCCTACTACAGAGACAAGTTCCCCGCTTGGCAGAACTCCATCAGGcacaatctttccctcaacGACTGTTTCATCAAGATCCCGAGGGAGCCTGGAAACCCGGGCAAAGGTAACTACTGGTCTCTGGACCCTGCCTCAGAGGACATGTTCGACAATGGCAGCTTTCTACGGCGAAGGAAGCGCTTCAAGAGAAACCACCCCGAGCTTGGCAAAGACGGACTCATGTTTTATTCCAACTTGAGCTGCTACCGGCCGTACGGTCAACCATATTGCGTACAGGGCCAGGTAAGCCCCCCGCCTGCTGCTCCTATCCGCTACGTTCCCCTGCAAGATGGCATCATGATGCCCCCCTCTTCCTACCAACTTCTACCACAAACTCTGAACAGCCACGGGAAGTGTACTGGGCCAAAAGACTTCAGAACTCAGCTCTGCGCAGCAGAACCCGCTGATCCAAAGCCCGGCCCGCAGGCGAAGTGCTCCTTCAGCATTGACAGCATCATGAGCAAACCCTCTCCCATCACTTCACACAACCCAAATCCACAGCAGAGCCGCCACGGCGCTCTCGGGTACACTCATCTCATGTCAGGCCCCGCTGCATGTTTGGTTCCGGCGCTCCTGCAGGCTCCCAGGACCCCGTTCTGCCCTCCTGCCATGCTGAGCACCGCTCCTCTAATGAACGAACACCTCAGACTCTCCTACCCTCACTGCTGA